From a single Sus scrofa isolate TJ Tabasco breed Duroc chromosome 13, Sscrofa11.1, whole genome shotgun sequence genomic region:
- the TIMP4 gene encoding metalloproteinase inhibitor 4, with the protein MPRSPRTAPSWALLLRLLALLRPPGLSEACSCAPAHPQQHVCHSALVIRAKISSEKVVPASTDPGDTQKMIRYEIKQIKMFKGFEKISDIQYIYTPFDSSLCGVKLETNSQKQYLLTGQILSDGKVFIHLCNYIEPWENLSFLQRESLNHHYHLNCGCQITTCYVVPCTIAAPNECLWTDWLLEQKLYGYQAQHYVCMKRADGTCSWYQGRLHLRKEFVDIIQP; encoded by the exons ATGCCCCGGAGCCCCCGGACCGCGCCGAGCTGGGCGCTGTTGCTGCGGTTGCTGGCACTGCTTCGGCCGCCGGGGCTGAGTGAAGCGTGCAGCTGCGCCCCCGCGCACCCCCAGCAGCACGTCTGCCACTCGGCGCTTG TAATCCGGGCCAAAATCTCCAGTGAGAAGGTAGTTCCTGCCAGTACAGACCCAGGTGACACTCAAAAAATGATCCGGTATGAAATCAAACAGATAAAG ATGTTCAAAGGGTTTGAGAAAATCAGCGATATTCAGTATATCTATACACCTTTTGATTCTTCCCTCTGTGGGGTGAAACTGGAAACTAACAGCCAGAAGCAGTATCTCTTGACTG GTCAGATCCTCAGCGACGGAAAGGTCTTCATCCATCTGTGCAACTACATTGAGCCCTGGGAGAACCTATCCTTTTTGCAGAGAGAAAGTCTGAATCACCACTATCACCTGAACTGTGGCTGCCAA ATCACCACCTGCTATGTGGTGCCCTGTACCATCGCGGCCCCCAACGAGTGCCTCTGGACAGACTGGCTGTTGGAACAGAAGCTCTATGGGTACCAGGCCCAGCATTATGTCTGCATGAAGCGTGCTGATGGCACCTGCAGCTGGTACCAGGGACGCCTGCACCTTAGGAAGGAGTTTGTTGACATTATCCAGCCCTAG